A section of the Oryzias latipes chromosome 8, ASM223467v1 genome encodes:
- the mrpl12 gene encoding 39S ribosomal protein L12, mitochondrial isoform X1, producing MYCTSRCLRTTLRAAASTHRYRQQLQHQVPSLCALRLLKTSCHSETIATPPLDGAPKQYSPKVQQLVNDIASLTLLEVSDLNELLKKTLNIQDVGMMPMGAMAASAMPATPAADEEEAPAKKEKTHFTVKLTELKAADKVKLIKEVKNCIQGLNLVQAKKLVESLPQEIRANVSKEEAEKLKAALEAAGGTVVLE from the exons ATGTACTGCACCAGCCGCTGCCTCCGGACCACGCTGCGCGCCGCCGCCAGCACGCACCGGTACCG gCAGCAGCTCCAACATCAGGTTCCATCCTTGTGTGCACTCCGACTTctgaaaaccagctgtcattcaGAAACCATCGCCACACCCCCGTTAGATGGAGCACCCAAACAGTACTCCCCCAAAGTTCAGCAGCTGGTCAACGACATCGCCAGCCTCACCTTGCTAGAGGTGTCGGACCTCAACGAGCTTCTGAAG AAAACTCTGAACATTCAGGATGTTGGAATGATGCCGATGGGGGCGATGGCAGCAAGTGCCATGCCAGCAACGCCg GCTGCAGATGAGGAGGAGGCACCggccaaaaaagagaaaactcaCTTCACAGTCAAATTGACAGAATTGAAAGCGGCAGATAAAGTAAAGCTAATAAAAGAAGTGAAAAACTGCATCCAAGGCTTGAACCTGGTACAA GCTAAGAAGCTTGTAGAGTCTCTTCCACAAGAAATCCGAGCCAATGTATCcaaagaagaagcagagaagCTGAAAGCAGCCCTGGAGGCTGCAGGCGGCACTGTAGTCTTGGAGTAA
- the LOC101165147 gene encoding methyltransferase-like 26 B has protein sequence MLLSPQAERNWESLCSVLEDVLEDQSHRQLFALELGSGTGQHVIRFAQKMPFVTWQPSDIEEASRESIKAYIAATHIQTVLQPVHLDASEPWEKWAGLSKNSCDIIIAINLLQYSSFKTAQGVINGAGKILKPNGLFITYGVYAVNGIITPSRNEQLDAEIRKLNPEWGLPDIDVLRQHAFGNGLRLERMVEMEDYYKCLIFRKL, from the exons ATGCTGCTGTCTCCTCAGGCTGAGAGGAACTGGGAGAGTCTTTGTTCGGTGCTTGAAGATGTGCTGGAGGATCAGTCCCACCGACAGCTGTTTGCCTTGGAGCTGGGTTCTGGAACGGGGCAGCATGTCATACGGTTTGCCCAGAAGATGCCCTTTGTGACCTGGCAGCCATCAGATATCGAGGAGGCGTCGAGAGAAAG CATCAAAGCGTATATTGCTGCGACCCACATACAAACAGTGCTGCAGCCTGTACATCTGGATGCAAGCGAACCATGGGAGAAATGGGCGGGACTTTCCAAAAACTCCTGTGACATCATTATTGCCATCAATTTACTGCAGTACAGCTCGTTCAAAACAGCACAG GGGGTCATCAATGGAGCAGGAAAAATCCTAAAACCAAATGGGCTTTTCATAACCTATGGG GTGTATGCTGTTAACGGCATAATCACACCAAGCCGTAATGAACAGTTAGATGCAGAAATTCGGAAACT AAATCCAGAGTGGGGTCTTCCAGATATTGATGTGCTGAGACAGCACGCGTTTGGGAACGGACTGCGTCTGGAGAGGATG gTTGAAATGGAAGATTACTACAAATGTCTGATTTTCAGAAAGCTATAA
- the mrpl12 gene encoding 39S ribosomal protein L12, mitochondrial isoform X2 → MYCTSRCLRTTLRAAASTHRQQLQHQVPSLCALRLLKTSCHSETIATPPLDGAPKQYSPKVQQLVNDIASLTLLEVSDLNELLKKTLNIQDVGMMPMGAMAASAMPATPAADEEEAPAKKEKTHFTVKLTELKAADKVKLIKEVKNCIQGLNLVQAKKLVESLPQEIRANVSKEEAEKLKAALEAAGGTVVLE, encoded by the exons ATGTACTGCACCAGCCGCTGCCTCCGGACCACGCTGCGCGCCGCCGCCAGCACGCACCG gCAGCAGCTCCAACATCAGGTTCCATCCTTGTGTGCACTCCGACTTctgaaaaccagctgtcattcaGAAACCATCGCCACACCCCCGTTAGATGGAGCACCCAAACAGTACTCCCCCAAAGTTCAGCAGCTGGTCAACGACATCGCCAGCCTCACCTTGCTAGAGGTGTCGGACCTCAACGAGCTTCTGAAG AAAACTCTGAACATTCAGGATGTTGGAATGATGCCGATGGGGGCGATGGCAGCAAGTGCCATGCCAGCAACGCCg GCTGCAGATGAGGAGGAGGCACCggccaaaaaagagaaaactcaCTTCACAGTCAAATTGACAGAATTGAAAGCGGCAGATAAAGTAAAGCTAATAAAAGAAGTGAAAAACTGCATCCAAGGCTTGAACCTGGTACAA GCTAAGAAGCTTGTAGAGTCTCTTCCACAAGAAATCCGAGCCAATGTATCcaaagaagaagcagagaagCTGAAAGCAGCCCTGGAGGCTGCAGGCGGCACTGTAGTCTTGGAGTAA